In one window of Pseudoalteromonas sp. N1230-9 DNA:
- a CDS encoding DUF1852 domain-containing protein produces MKHNFSFTIKSIRLDENYHPSNSTRITTNFANLARGESRQQNLRNALKMIDNRFNALASWDNPQGNRYSVELEIVSVDLDIAGGGEAFPSIEVLKTNIIDHKTNERIEGIVGNNFSSYVRDYDFSVLLLDHNKSREEFSIPDNFGDLHGKLFKYFIDSETYKQHFKKPPVICLSVSDNKTYHRTENHHPVLGVEYQPNESSLTEQYFKKMGLQVRYFMPPNSVAPLAFYFFGDLLNDYTNLELISTISTMETFQKIYRPEIYNANAVAGSKYQPNLRNADHSITQIVYDREERSQLAIAQGKFTEQHFIKPYQSVLEQWSANYAI; encoded by the coding sequence ATGAAACACAATTTCTCATTTACAATTAAGAGTATTCGTCTTGACGAAAATTACCATCCGTCAAACAGCACCCGTATTACCACTAACTTCGCTAACCTAGCACGTGGCGAAAGTCGCCAGCAAAACTTACGTAATGCATTAAAAATGATAGATAACCGTTTCAATGCACTGGCAAGTTGGGATAATCCACAAGGCAACCGCTATTCTGTTGAGCTTGAAATTGTCTCAGTTGATTTAGATATTGCTGGTGGTGGTGAAGCGTTTCCTTCAATTGAAGTTTTAAAGACCAACATCATTGACCATAAAACCAATGAACGTATTGAGGGAATTGTTGGTAACAACTTCTCATCATATGTCCGTGATTATGATTTTAGTGTGTTATTACTTGATCACAATAAAAGCAGAGAAGAATTTAGCATTCCAGATAACTTTGGCGATCTACACGGTAAGTTATTTAAATACTTTATTGATTCAGAAACTTATAAACAGCACTTCAAAAAGCCTCCGGTTATTTGCCTAAGCGTTTCTGACAATAAAACATATCACCGTACTGAAAATCACCACCCTGTTTTAGGTGTCGAGTATCAACCTAATGAATCGTCACTCACAGAACAGTATTTCAAAAAGATGGGCTTACAAGTTCGTTACTTTATGCCACCAAACAGCGTTGCACCTTTAGCATTCTATTTCTTTGGTGACTTATTGAATGATTACACTAATTTAGAGCTAATCAGCACAATCAGTACCATGGAAACATTCCAAAAGATTTATCGACCGGAGATCTATAACGCAAACGCCGTAGCGGGTAGCAAGTATCAACCAAATTTACGAAATGCCGATCACTCTATCACACAGATAGTTTATGACCGCGAAGAACGTAGCCAACTTGCCATTGCTCAAGGTAAGTTTACTGAACAGCACTTTATTAAGCCTTATCAATCAGTTTTGGAACAGTGGTCGGCTAACTACGCGATTTAA